A DNA window from Bradyrhizobium sp. CCBAU 53421 contains the following coding sequences:
- a CDS encoding serine acetyltransferase: MAASAAASSDDLWLAIRREAEAAVVADPFLEASAAFILDQGDLGGALAFLIGRAICRAEADRAQFVRTAREAFAAEPALVDAAAIDLTAIVRRDPAISGLLAPLLNFKGYVALQAWRVSNWLWRQDRPDLALMMQSAAADQLQISIHPSAQIGTAVFLDHGTGIIIGALASVGDEVTILQNVTIARHQDDPRHAPTIGRGVLLSAGATVIGNLSIGDFAKVGAGALVTSDVPAGCTAIGVPARLTNCADAGTIS; the protein is encoded by the coding sequence ATGGCGGCATCCGCGGCGGCGAGTTCTGACGATCTCTGGCTTGCGATCCGGCGCGAGGCGGAAGCTGCTGTTGTCGCCGATCCTTTTCTGGAAGCGTCGGCTGCCTTCATCCTCGATCAGGGCGATCTCGGCGGCGCGCTCGCCTTCCTGATCGGCCGGGCTATCTGCCGCGCCGAGGCCGATCGCGCGCAGTTCGTGCGGACCGCCCGCGAGGCGTTCGCCGCCGAGCCCGCGCTGGTCGATGCCGCGGCGATCGATCTCACCGCCATCGTGCGCCGCGATCCGGCGATATCAGGCCTGCTGGCGCCGCTCCTCAACTTCAAGGGCTACGTCGCGCTGCAAGCCTGGCGGGTCTCGAACTGGCTGTGGCGCCAGGATCGCCCCGATCTTGCGCTCATGATGCAAAGCGCCGCGGCGGATCAGTTGCAGATCAGCATTCACCCGTCGGCGCAAATCGGGACGGCGGTTTTCCTCGATCACGGCACCGGCATCATCATCGGCGCGCTGGCGTCGGTCGGCGACGAGGTCACGATCCTGCAGAACGTCACCATCGCGCGGCATCAGGATGACCCGCGCCACGCCCCGACGATCGGCCGTGGCGTGCTGCTCAGCGCCGGCGCTACGGTGATCGGGAATCTCTCCATCGGCGATTTCGCCAAGGTCGGCGCCGGCGCGCTGGTGACGTCGGACGTACCGGCCGGCTGCACCGCGATCGGCGTGCCGGCGCGGCTGACCAATTGTGCGGATGCGGGTACGATTTCGTGA
- a CDS encoding haloacid dehalogenase type II, translating into MAAMTGIRPAGAATWRDEIRAIAFDVQGTCVDFYQPILRAGQAVNAAKGLALDWARLSSEWRDLYRAALDEVIAGKRPWMRVDRIYREALDVLLDRHGLSEAFSRDERDELNTVWSKLDAWPDSVEGLARLRSRFVTSTLSNAGMAAVVAVVKHARLPFDAVLTAELARSYKPSPAVYQLAVDYLGYPADKILMVACHKYDLKAARAFGMRTAFVARPLEFGPAAKVDVARESWIDLHADSFTQLADMLVPA; encoded by the coding sequence ATGGCTGCGATGACGGGGATACGGCCGGCTGGCGCCGCGACATGGCGCGATGAGATCCGCGCGATCGCGTTCGACGTCCAGGGGACGTGCGTCGATTTCTATCAGCCGATCCTGCGAGCCGGGCAGGCCGTGAATGCCGCCAAGGGACTCGCGCTCGACTGGGCTCGCCTCTCGAGCGAATGGCGCGATCTCTATCGCGCCGCGCTCGACGAGGTGATCGCCGGCAAGCGCCCGTGGATGCGGGTCGATCGCATCTATCGCGAGGCGCTGGATGTGCTGCTCGATCGTCACGGCCTCTCGGAGGCATTCTCCCGGGACGAGCGCGACGAATTGAACACGGTGTGGAGCAAGCTCGACGCCTGGCCCGATAGCGTCGAAGGCCTTGCACGCCTGCGCAGCCGGTTCGTGACCTCGACATTGTCGAATGCCGGCATGGCCGCCGTGGTGGCGGTGGTCAAGCACGCCAGGCTGCCGTTCGACGCCGTGCTGACCGCGGAGCTTGCGCGCAGCTACAAGCCGTCACCCGCGGTGTATCAACTCGCCGTCGACTACCTCGGCTATCCCGCGGACAAGATCCTGATGGTCGCTTGCCACAAATACGACCTGAAGGCGGCGCGTGCGTTCGGCATGCGCACCGCGTTCGTCGCCCGTCCGCTGGAGTTCGGGCCGGCGGCGAAGGTCGACGTGGCGCGGGAAAGCTGGATCGACCTCCACGCGGACAGTTTTACCCAACTCGCCGACATGCTCGTCCCGGCGTAG
- a CDS encoding tartrate dehydrogenase has product MRTHSIAAIPADGIGPEVISAGVRVLEALAKRSGDISFNVKTFDWGSDYYKKHGVMMPADGLKDLKNFDAIYFGAVGAPDVPDHITLWGLRLPICQGFDQYANVRPTKILPGVASPLRNVGVGDLDWVIVRENSEGEYAGMGGRAHKGLPEEVGTEVAVFTRVGVTRIMRYAFQLAQSRPRKFLTVVTKSNAQRHGMVMWDEIAAEVATEFPDVTWDKMLVDAMTVRMTLNPKSLDTIVATNLHADILSDLAGALAGSLGVAPTGNIDPQRRFPSMFEPIHGSAFDITGKGIANPVATFWTGAQMLEHLGEKDAAARLMAAVEKVCAAGVLTPDVGGKATTKEVTDAVIDAIHGSNV; this is encoded by the coding sequence ATGCGTACCCATTCCATCGCCGCCATTCCCGCCGACGGCATCGGCCCCGAAGTGATCTCCGCGGGTGTCCGCGTACTCGAGGCGCTGGCCAAGCGCTCGGGCGACATCAGCTTCAACGTCAAGACCTTCGACTGGGGCTCGGACTATTACAAGAAGCACGGCGTGATGATGCCGGCCGACGGGCTCAAAGACCTGAAGAACTTCGACGCGATCTATTTCGGCGCGGTCGGCGCGCCCGACGTGCCCGACCACATCACGCTGTGGGGCCTGCGCCTGCCGATCTGCCAGGGTTTTGACCAGTACGCCAATGTGCGGCCGACCAAGATCCTGCCCGGCGTCGCCTCGCCGCTGCGCAATGTCGGCGTCGGCGATCTCGACTGGGTGATCGTGCGCGAGAATTCCGAAGGCGAATATGCCGGCATGGGCGGCCGCGCGCACAAGGGCCTGCCGGAAGAGGTCGGGACCGAAGTTGCGGTCTTCACCCGGGTCGGCGTGACGCGGATCATGCGCTATGCGTTCCAGCTCGCGCAGTCGCGGCCGCGCAAATTCCTCACCGTGGTGACCAAGTCGAACGCGCAGCGCCACGGCATGGTGATGTGGGACGAGATCGCGGCCGAAGTGGCGACGGAATTCCCCGACGTGACCTGGGACAAGATGCTGGTCGACGCCATGACGGTGCGGATGACGCTCAATCCGAAGAGCCTCGACACCATCGTCGCGACCAATCTGCACGCCGACATCCTGTCCGACCTCGCAGGTGCCCTCGCCGGCAGCCTCGGCGTCGCGCCGACCGGCAACATCGACCCGCAGCGCCGCTTCCCCTCGATGTTCGAGCCGATCCACGGCTCGGCTTTCGACATCACCGGCAAGGGCATCGCCAACCCGGTCGCGACCTTCTGGACCGGCGCGCAGATGCTGGAGCATCTCGGCGAGAAGGACGCCGCAGCGCGCCTGATGGCCGCGGTCGAGAAGGTGTGCGCGGCCGGCGTGCTGACGCCCGACGTCGGCGGCAAGGCGACGACGAAGGAAGTGACCGACGCGGTGATCGACGCGATCCATGGATCGAATGTGTAG
- a CDS encoding MFS transporter, protein MESQLGTRVLRKISLRIVPFIMLLYFVAFIDRVNIGFASLTMNKDIGLSPTVYGFGAGIFFWGYFLFEVPSNIILHKIGARIWIARVMITWGLVSATMALVQGATSFYVLRFLLGAAEAGFFPGIILYLSYWFPARQRAAVTALFMAAAPLSTVLGSPVSGALLEMDGLLGFKGWQWLFVLEAIPAVLLGFVVLGFLTDRPEQARWLADDERAWLVRTMKAETDGKASTASHSIWRGLADPRVLALALVYFGTSAGLYTLGVWAPQIIKAFGLSSIQVGFLNAVPATIAVIAMVLWARHSDRTGERTWHVVLACLMAAAGLALAGLWTGLAAVIAALTLVNIGISSSKPPLWSMPTMFLSGSAAAAGIATINSIGNLGGFVGPAMIGWIKERTGSFDGGLYFVAGLLVLSAVLTLLLSRAQAAPAQAEPQPNPVQTR, encoded by the coding sequence ATGGAAAGCCAGCTTGGCACGCGCGTGTTGCGCAAGATCTCACTGCGCATCGTGCCGTTCATCATGCTGCTGTACTTCGTGGCCTTCATCGATCGCGTCAATATCGGCTTCGCCTCGCTGACCATGAACAAGGACATCGGCCTGTCGCCGACTGTCTATGGTTTCGGCGCCGGTATCTTCTTCTGGGGCTACTTCCTGTTCGAGGTGCCCTCCAACATCATCCTGCACAAGATCGGCGCACGGATCTGGATCGCGCGGGTGATGATCACCTGGGGCCTGGTCTCGGCGACGATGGCGCTCGTGCAGGGCGCGACCAGCTTCTACGTGCTGCGCTTCCTGCTCGGCGCCGCCGAAGCCGGCTTCTTCCCCGGCATCATCCTCTACCTCTCCTACTGGTTCCCGGCGCGGCAGCGCGCCGCCGTCACCGCGCTGTTCATGGCGGCGGCACCGCTCTCGACCGTGCTCGGCTCGCCGGTCTCGGGCGCGCTGCTGGAGATGGACGGCCTGCTCGGCTTCAAGGGCTGGCAATGGCTGTTCGTGCTGGAGGCGATACCGGCCGTGCTGCTCGGCTTCGTGGTGCTCGGCTTCCTGACCGACCGGCCGGAGCAGGCGCGATGGCTCGCCGACGATGAGCGCGCCTGGCTGGTCAGGACCATGAAGGCAGAGACCGACGGCAAGGCCTCAACCGCGAGCCACAGCATCTGGCGCGGCCTCGCCGATCCGCGCGTGCTGGCGCTGGCGCTGGTCTATTTCGGGACCTCGGCCGGGCTCTACACACTCGGCGTGTGGGCGCCGCAGATCATCAAGGCGTTCGGCCTGTCGTCGATCCAGGTCGGCTTCCTCAACGCGGTGCCGGCGACCATCGCCGTGATCGCGATGGTGCTGTGGGCGCGGCATTCGGATCGCACCGGCGAACGCACCTGGCACGTGGTGCTGGCCTGCCTGATGGCAGCGGCGGGCCTCGCGCTGGCCGGATTGTGGACCGGCCTTGCCGCGGTGATCGCGGCCCTGACCCTGGTCAATATCGGCATCTCCTCGTCGAAGCCGCCGCTGTGGAGCATGCCGACCATGTTCCTGTCGGGCTCGGCCGCCGCGGCCGGGATCGCCACCATCAACTCGATCGGCAATCTCGGCGGCTTCGTCGGCCCGGCGATGATCGGCTGGATCAAGGAACGCACCGGCAGCTTCGACGGCGGCCTCTATTTCGTCGCCGGCCTGCTGGTGCTGTCGGCCGTGCTCACGCTGCTGCTGTCGCGCGCGCAAGCCGCGCCGGCGCAGGCCGAACCGCAACCCAATCCCGTGCAAACTCGCTAA
- a CDS encoding LysR family transcriptional regulator, which produces MELHQLRCFVAAAEELHFGRAAQRLQMMPSALGRHIKLLEEDLGVRLFARTTRAVSLTEDGAVLLREGRALLGRAEAIENGFRRRLRKPQARRFRIGAIDSAAAGLLPPLLRDLRATHPDVAVQLLEEKTIRLLPKLLSGALDLAFVRPPERPDRRIEFVALLQETAVVALSHKHALARRKQIVLPDIADQPLIVPERRSRPHSHDLTTKLFDEAGLTPRIQEIADEKQTIVNMVAARLGVAIVPRWTARMAIPGVRFVPLRLKRGSAAGRLPLAAAWLKGSRDPVRDQVIAVLEARLKSYAREA; this is translated from the coding sequence TTGGAACTGCACCAGCTTCGCTGCTTCGTGGCGGCTGCCGAGGAACTGCATTTCGGCCGCGCCGCGCAGCGCCTCCAGATGATGCCCTCGGCGCTCGGCCGCCACATCAAGCTGCTGGAGGAGGATCTCGGGGTGCGGCTGTTCGCGCGCACCACGCGCGCGGTGTCGTTGACCGAGGACGGCGCTGTGCTGCTGCGCGAGGGGCGGGCGCTACTCGGCCGCGCCGAGGCGATCGAGAACGGCTTTCGCCGCCGGCTGCGCAAGCCGCAGGCGCGGCGCTTCCGGATCGGCGCGATCGACAGCGCCGCGGCCGGCCTGTTGCCGCCGCTGCTGCGCGACCTCCGCGCCACCCATCCGGACGTTGCCGTGCAGCTGCTGGAAGAGAAGACCATCCGGCTGCTGCCGAAGCTCTTGTCCGGCGCGCTCGACCTCGCGTTCGTGCGCCCGCCGGAGCGGCCCGACCGCCGCATCGAGTTCGTCGCGCTGCTGCAGGAAACCGCGGTGGTGGCGCTCTCGCACAAGCATGCGCTGGCGCGGCGCAAGCAGATCGTGCTGCCCGACATCGCCGATCAGCCCCTGATCGTACCGGAGCGCCGCTCGCGGCCGCACAGCCACGACCTCACGACAAAACTGTTCGACGAGGCTGGGCTGACACCGCGCATCCAGGAGATCGCCGACGAGAAGCAGACCATCGTCAACATGGTCGCAGCAAGGCTCGGGGTTGCCATCGTGCCGCGCTGGACCGCGCGGATGGCGATCCCGGGCGTCCGCTTTGTGCCGCTACGCCTCAAGCGTGGCAGCGCCGCCGGCCGCCTGCCGCTCGCCGCCGCCTGGCTGAAAGGCTCCCGCGACCCCGTCCGCGACCAGGTGATCGCGGTGCTGGAGGCGAGGTTGAAGAGTTACGCGCGCGAGGCGTGA
- a CDS encoding metal ABC transporter ATP-binding protein has translation MGSPLVTFRDVTLGYDRHPAVHHLNGAVEAGALLAVIGPNGAGKSTLLRGIAGVLKPLSGVIDLDGLEHRDIAYLPQSADIDRTFPISVFDFVGTGLWRATGFFGGIGRAARGKILAALAAVGLNGFENRPIGTLSGGQTQRMLFARVLLQDARLIVLDEPFNAIDAKTTADLLALVKRWNGEGRTVLAALHDLDMVRNNFPETLLLARGPVEWGPTAETLTADNLTVAMRMCEAFDDSAAACAADPRSRAA, from the coding sequence ATGGGGTCTCCGCTGGTCACCTTCCGCGACGTCACGCTCGGCTATGACCGCCATCCGGCGGTGCACCATCTCAACGGCGCGGTCGAGGCGGGCGCGCTGCTGGCCGTGATCGGCCCGAACGGCGCCGGCAAGTCGACGCTGTTGCGCGGCATCGCCGGCGTGCTGAAGCCGCTGTCGGGCGTGATCGATCTCGACGGGCTCGAGCATCGCGACATCGCCTATCTGCCGCAGTCCGCCGACATCGACCGTACGTTCCCGATCTCGGTGTTCGATTTCGTCGGCACCGGGCTGTGGCGCGCGACCGGCTTCTTCGGCGGCATCGGCAGGGCCGCGCGTGGCAAGATCCTGGCGGCGCTGGCCGCGGTCGGCCTCAACGGCTTCGAGAACCGGCCGATCGGCACGCTGTCCGGTGGCCAGACCCAGCGCATGCTGTTCGCGCGGGTGCTGCTGCAGGACGCCCGCCTGATCGTGCTCGACGAGCCGTTCAACGCCATCGACGCCAAGACCACCGCCGATCTGCTGGCGCTGGTGAAGCGCTGGAACGGCGAGGGACGCACGGTGCTGGCGGCGCTGCACGACCTCGACATGGTGCGCAACAATTTCCCGGAAACGTTGCTGCTGGCGCGGGGCCCGGTGGAATGGGGGCCGACCGCGGAGACGCTGACGGCGGACAATCTGACGGTCGCGATGCGGATGTGTGAGGCCTTCGACGACAGCGCCGCGGCCTGCGCCGCCGATCCGCGCTCACGGGCCGCCTGA
- a CDS encoding metal ABC transporter permease yields MLSDALITPFTEFEFMRRALAAVIALSLGGAPIGVFLMLRRMSLVGDAMAHAILPGAAIGFLLSGLNLFAMTTGGLIAGFAVALLAGLVARTTELKEDASLATFYLVSLALGVTIVSIKGTNIDLLHVLFGNILAMDDQTLLVIAFNATITLLVLAVIYRPLVIECVDPVFLRTVSRAGAPAHLAFLALVVVNLVNGFHALGTLLGVGLMILPAGIARFWSRDITTMICIAVASAMLSGYAGLVLSYQTRIPSGPAIILVAAGLYIVSLLFGNVSGLVRQLFPGRHLEA; encoded by the coding sequence ATGCTATCCGACGCGCTGATCACGCCCTTCACCGAATTCGAGTTCATGCGCCGCGCGCTGGCGGCCGTGATCGCGCTGTCGCTCGGCGGCGCGCCGATCGGCGTATTCCTGATGCTGCGGCGGATGAGCCTGGTCGGCGATGCCATGGCGCATGCGATCCTGCCGGGCGCCGCGATCGGCTTCCTGCTGTCCGGGCTCAACCTGTTCGCGATGACGACCGGGGGCCTGATCGCGGGCTTTGCGGTGGCGCTGCTCGCGGGCCTCGTCGCCCGCACCACCGAGCTGAAGGAAGATGCGTCGCTGGCGACCTTCTACCTGGTCTCGCTGGCGCTCGGCGTTACCATCGTCTCCATCAAGGGCACCAATATCGACCTGCTGCATGTGCTGTTCGGCAACATCCTCGCGATGGACGACCAGACCCTGCTGGTGATCGCGTTCAATGCCACCATCACGCTCTTGGTGCTCGCGGTGATCTATCGCCCGCTGGTGATCGAATGCGTCGATCCGGTGTTCCTGCGCACCGTGAGCCGGGCCGGCGCGCCGGCACATCTCGCCTTCCTCGCGCTGGTCGTGGTCAATCTCGTCAACGGCTTCCATGCGCTCGGCACGCTGCTCGGCGTCGGGCTGATGATCCTGCCCGCCGGCATTGCACGGTTCTGGTCGCGCGACATCACCACCATGATCTGCATCGCGGTCGCGAGCGCGATGCTGTCGGGTTATGCCGGGCTTGTGCTGTCGTACCAGACCCGGATTCCTTCCGGCCCCGCGATCATCCTGGTCGCGGCCGGGCTCTACATTGTGTCGCTGCTGTTCGGCAATGTCAGCGGCCTGGTGCGGCAGCTGTTCCCCGGCCGCCATCTCGAGGCGTGA
- a CDS encoding metal ABC transporter substrate-binding protein, which produces MRRLFGLICLALLLAGGTARTQERVNVVASFSILADMVRNVGGNDVDVVALVGPDGDAHVYAPTPADAKRVADARLLVINGLGFEGWLPRLLQASGSKAPVVVATKGIMPRKMGGHDDPHAWQSVANAKIYVVNIRDGLIAAAPDRAGVFKANADAYLAKLEALDREVHEALGRVPEARRKVISTHGAFGYFADAYGVTFFSPQSVSTDSEPSARDIAAIIAQIKVAKIPAVFLENISDPRLVERIAAETGARVGGTLYSDSLTGEKGQAPTYIDMVRHNIKALTSALAN; this is translated from the coding sequence ATGCGGCGGTTGTTCGGTCTGATTTGCTTGGCACTGCTGCTGGCGGGCGGCACGGCGCGCACTCAGGAGCGTGTCAACGTCGTCGCCAGTTTCTCGATCCTCGCCGACATGGTGCGCAATGTCGGCGGCAACGACGTCGACGTGGTGGCGCTGGTCGGGCCCGACGGCGACGCGCATGTCTATGCGCCGACGCCGGCGGATGCCAAGAGAGTCGCCGATGCCAGGCTGCTGGTCATCAACGGCCTCGGCTTCGAGGGCTGGCTGCCGCGGTTGTTGCAGGCCTCCGGCAGCAAGGCGCCGGTTGTGGTGGCAACCAAGGGGATCATGCCGCGGAAGATGGGCGGCCATGACGATCCGCATGCCTGGCAATCCGTCGCCAATGCGAAGATCTATGTCGTCAATATTCGCGACGGGCTGATCGCAGCGGCGCCTGACCGGGCCGGCGTCTTCAAGGCCAATGCCGACGCCTATCTGGCCAAGCTGGAGGCGCTCGACCGCGAGGTGCATGAGGCGCTGGGACGGGTACCGGAGGCGCGGCGCAAGGTGATCTCGACCCATGGCGCCTTCGGCTATTTCGCTGATGCCTACGGGGTCACGTTCTTCTCGCCGCAGAGTGTCTCCACCGATTCCGAGCCCAGTGCGCGCGATATCGCCGCCATCATCGCCCAGATCAAGGTTGCGAAAATTCCGGCAGTTTTTCTCGAAAATATCAGCGATCCCCGCCTGGTCGAGCGGATCGCCGCCGAGACCGGCGCCAGGGTCGGCGGGACCCTGTATTCGGACAGTTTGACGGGCGAAAAGGGCCAGGCACCCACTTACATTGATATGGTCAGGCACAATATAAAGGCCCTGACCAGCGCGCTCGCCAACTAG
- a CDS encoding GTP-binding protein, producing the protein MAEASQKIPVTVLTGYLGAGKTTLLNRILSENHGKKYAVIVNEFGEIGIDNDLIIGADEEVFEMNNGCVCCTVRGDLVRIMDGLMKRKGKFDAIIVETTGLADPAPVAQTFFVDEDVQKNARLDAVVTVADAKWLSDRLKDAPEAKNQIAFADVIVLNKTDLVSKPELAEVEARIRGINPYAKLHRTERCQVGITDVLERGAFDLDRILEIEPDFLEAGDDHDHDHDHHDHDHHHHHHDHDHGHGLKHYHDEDMQSLSLRSEKPLDPTKFMPWLQNLVATEGQKILRSKGILAFTGDDDRYVFQGVHMMLEGDHQRKWKDGEKRESRVVFIGRELPEQAIRDGFEQCITT; encoded by the coding sequence ATGGCTGAAGCTTCGCAAAAAATTCCTGTGACCGTGCTGACGGGCTATCTCGGCGCCGGCAAGACCACGCTGCTGAACCGCATCCTGTCGGAGAACCACGGCAAGAAATACGCCGTCATCGTCAACGAATTCGGCGAGATCGGCATCGACAACGACCTCATCATCGGCGCCGATGAGGAAGTGTTCGAGATGAACAATGGCTGCGTCTGCTGCACGGTGCGCGGCGATCTCGTCCGCATCATGGACGGGTTGATGAAGCGCAAGGGCAAGTTCGACGCCATTATCGTCGAGACCACGGGCCTTGCCGATCCGGCGCCGGTCGCGCAGACCTTCTTCGTCGACGAGGACGTGCAGAAGAACGCCCGGCTCGATGCTGTCGTGACCGTTGCCGACGCCAAATGGCTGAGCGACCGCCTCAAGGACGCGCCGGAAGCCAAGAACCAGATCGCGTTCGCCGACGTCATCGTGCTGAACAAGACCGACCTGGTCTCCAAGCCCGAACTCGCCGAGGTCGAGGCCCGCATCCGCGGCATCAATCCGTACGCAAAACTGCACCGCACCGAGCGTTGCCAGGTCGGGATCACTGACGTGCTGGAGCGCGGCGCGTTCGACCTCGACCGCATCCTTGAGATCGAGCCTGACTTCCTCGAGGCCGGCGACGATCACGACCATGACCACGATCATCATGATCATGACCATCACCACCATCATCATGATCACGACCACGGCCATGGCCTGAAGCACTATCACGACGAGGACATGCAATCGCTGTCGCTGCGCTCGGAGAAGCCGCTCGATCCGACCAAGTTCATGCCCTGGCTGCAGAACCTCGTCGCCACCGAGGGCCAGAAGATCCTGCGCTCGAAGGGCATCCTTGCCTTCACCGGCGACGACGACCGCTACGTGTTCCAGGGTGTCCACATGATGCTGGAGGGCGACCACCAGCGGAAATGGAAGGATGGCGAGAAGCGCGAAAGCCGCGTCGTGTTCATCGGTCGCGAATTGCCGGAGCAGGCGATCCGCGACGGCTTCGAGCAGTGCATCACCACGTGA
- a CDS encoding WD40 repeat domain-containing protein, translating to MKEFDPGEAPSSIVSITDRVRQLPLGAAVGSVHFLGDRAFFVGAEENVAIATIDGEITRTETHFGAILCAASDGKRLVTGGDDGKLIAIDAKGETAVITTDAKRRWIDNVALHGDGTVAWSAGKTAFVRNPKGEEKTFEVPSTVGGLAFAPKGLRLAIAHYNGVTLWFPNMAANPEFLEWAGSHLAVMFSPDNKFLVTAMHEPAMHGWRLADNRHMRMSGYPGRVRSMSWSVGGKGLATSGADTVIVWPFTSKDGPMGKEPAMLAPMPARVAVVACHPKNDIMAVGYADGTVLMVRLEDGAEILVRRNAGTAVSALGWNAKGTLLAFGTEDGDAGILEM from the coding sequence ATGAAAGAGTTCGATCCGGGCGAGGCCCCTTCTTCCATCGTTTCGATCACCGACCGCGTCAGGCAGCTTCCGCTTGGTGCTGCGGTCGGTTCGGTGCATTTCCTCGGCGACCGCGCGTTCTTCGTCGGTGCCGAGGAGAACGTCGCGATCGCGACTATCGACGGCGAGATCACGCGGACAGAGACGCATTTCGGCGCCATCCTGTGCGCGGCCTCCGACGGCAAGCGGCTCGTCACCGGCGGTGACGACGGCAAGCTGATCGCGATCGATGCCAAGGGCGAGACCGCTGTCATTACGACCGACGCCAAGCGGCGCTGGATCGACAATGTCGCCTTGCACGGCGACGGCACCGTGGCGTGGTCGGCGGGCAAGACTGCGTTCGTGCGCAATCCCAAGGGCGAAGAGAAAACCTTCGAGGTGCCGTCGACCGTCGGCGGGCTGGCGTTTGCGCCGAAGGGCCTGCGGCTTGCGATCGCGCATTACAACGGCGTGACCTTGTGGTTCCCCAACATGGCCGCCAATCCGGAATTCCTGGAATGGGCCGGCTCGCATCTTGCCGTGATGTTCAGCCCGGACAACAAATTCCTGGTCACCGCGATGCACGAGCCGGCGATGCATGGCTGGCGGCTCGCCGACAACAGGCATATGCGGATGAGCGGCTATCCCGGCCGCGTGCGCTCGATGTCATGGAGCGTCGGCGGCAAGGGCCTCGCGACCTCGGGCGCCGACACCGTGATCGTCTGGCCGTTCACCAGCAAGGACGGCCCGATGGGCAAGGAGCCGGCGATGCTGGCGCCGATGCCGGCCCGGGTCGCGGTGGTCGCCTGCCATCCGAAGAACGACATCATGGCGGTCGGCTATGCCGACGGCACCGTGCTGATGGTTCGGCTCGAGGATGGCGCCGAGATCCTGGTGCGCCGGAATGCCGGTACCGCGGTGTCCGCGCTGGGATGGAATGCCAAGGGCACGCTGCTCGCCTTCGGAACGGAAGATGGTGACGCGGGCATCCTGGAAATGTAA
- a CDS encoding MgtC/SapB family protein produces MRFLTTFQLADFLDTLVSLTSAFVLGTLIGAERQYRQRTAGLRTNVLVAVGAAAFVDLAMHLAGADGAVRVIAYVVSGIGFLGAGVIMKQGMDVRGLNTAATLWASAAVGSCAGADLVAQAAALTVFVIAGNTLLRPLVNAINRIPLNEKALEATYYFKLAVTPEALPDMRDRLVEKLEAANYPVADVNVVEAGDDFLEIVAELVSTAVEPNELNAVVVDLQHQPGVRHATWEISTTD; encoded by the coding sequence ATGCGATTTCTCACCACATTCCAGCTCGCCGACTTCCTCGACACGCTGGTCAGCCTGACGTCAGCCTTTGTGCTCGGCACGCTGATCGGGGCCGAGCGGCAGTACCGGCAGCGCACCGCGGGGCTGCGCACCAATGTGCTGGTCGCGGTCGGCGCGGCCGCCTTCGTCGACCTCGCGATGCATCTTGCGGGCGCCGACGGCGCGGTGCGGGTGATCGCCTATGTGGTGTCGGGGATCGGCTTCCTCGGCGCCGGCGTCATCATGAAGCAGGGCATGGACGTGCGTGGCCTCAACACCGCGGCGACGCTGTGGGCCTCGGCCGCGGTCGGCTCCTGTGCCGGCGCCGATCTGGTTGCGCAGGCGGCGGCGCTGACCGTGTTCGTGATCGCCGGCAACACGCTGCTGCGTCCGCTGGTCAACGCCATCAACCGCATCCCGCTGAACGAGAAGGCGCTGGAGGCGACCTATTACTTCAAGCTCGCGGTGACCCCCGAGGCGTTGCCCGACATGCGCGACCGCCTGGTCGAGAAGCTCGAGGCAGCGAACTATCCGGTCGCCGATGTCAACGTGGTCGAGGCCGGCGACGACTTCCTCGAGATCGTGGCGGAGCTGGTCTCGACCGCGGTCGAACCCAACGAGCTGAATGCCGTGGTGGTCGACCTGCAGCATCAGCCCGGCGTGCGGCACGCGACCTGGGAAATCAGCACAACGGATTGA